A single genomic interval of Longimicrobium sp. harbors:
- a CDS encoding AbrB/MazE/SpoVT family DNA-binding domain-containing protein: MEKATISPKFQVVIPRSVREKLNLKPGQQVQVIPYENRIEFIPLRPPQEMRGFLAGMSTDFQRDPDRL; the protein is encoded by the coding sequence GTGGAAAAGGCCACGATCTCACCCAAGTTTCAGGTCGTCATCCCGCGATCCGTGCGGGAAAAGCTGAATCTGAAGCCGGGCCAGCAAGTGCAGGTGATCCCGTACGAGAACCGCATCGAATTCATCCCATTGCGTCCACCGCAGGAAATGCGCGGCTTCCTCGCTGGAATGTCTACTGATTTCCAGCGGGACCCCGACCGGCTGTGA